A single region of the Amphiprion ocellaris isolate individual 3 ecotype Okinawa chromosome 4, ASM2253959v1, whole genome shotgun sequence genome encodes:
- the LOC111569913 gene encoding pre-B-cell leukemia transcription factor 1-like isoform X1: MEELAKEPPFVDTCCPSLTPLRDKRHTGGMEAHSMSGHVGLTGEDVGDHDGFRKHQNHHRDISDVLQQIMAITDENLEEAQARKHALNCHKMKTALFDVLCEIKEKSALSIQGIQEKDSPDSHLMRLDNMLLAEGVGGPERGGASAAAFAAAAGGSPDDGTLEHAEYKEKLSQIRQIYHAELEKYEQACSEFTSHVMNLLREQSRTRPISPKEIERTVAIIHRKFSTIQMQLKQSTCEAVMILRSRFLDARRQRRNFSKQAVETLNEYFYSHLANPYPNEETKEELAKKCCISVAQVANWFGNKRIRYKKNVAKYQEEVNVYAMKTSGDAASVSSVASSANSPATPNTALCYTPDGKF; this comes from the exons ATGGAGGAG TTGGCGAAAGAACCACCCTTTGTTGACACCTGCTGCCCATCTCTTACGCCACTCCGGGATAAGCGCCACACTGGAGGTATGGAGGCCCACTCCATGTCGGGTCATGTTGGTCTAACTGGAGAAGATGTAGGAGACCATGATGGCTTTAGAAAACACCAGAACCATCACCGGGACATCAGTGACGTCCTTCAGCAGATCATGGCCATCACAGatgagaacctggaggaggcTCAGGCCAG GAAACATGCTTTAAATTGCCACAAAATGAAGACCGCCCTCTTCGATGTTCTGTGTGAGATCAAAGAAAAGTCAG CCCTCAGTATTCAGGGCATCCAAGAAAAGGACTCTCCAGACTCTCACCTAATGCGACTGGACAACATGCTGTTAGCGGAGGGGGTTGGTGGTCCGGAAAGGGGCGGAGCCTCTGCAGCAGCGTTTGCTGCGGCAGCTGGTGGATCACCTGATGATGGGACCTTAGAACATGCCGAGTACAAAGAGAAGCTCAGTCAGATACGACAAATTTACCACGCCGAGCTGGAGAAATATGAACAG GCGTGCAGTGAATTCACCAGCCATGTGATGAACCTGCTGAGGGAACAGTCCCGTACGCGTCCCATCTCACCCAAAGAGATCGAGCGAACGGTGGCGATCATTCATCGAAAGTTCAGCACCATCCAGATGCAGTTAAAGCAGAGCACATGTGAAGCTGTCATGATCCTGCGTTCCAGATTCCTGGATGCCAG GCGACAACGAAGGAACTTCAGCAAACAGGCGGTAGAGactttgaatgaatatttttactcCCATCTGGCAAATCCATACCCCAATGAGGAGACTAAGGAAGAGCTGGCCAAGAAATGCTGCATCTCTGTTGCTCAG GTGGCCAACTGGTTTGGAAACAAGAGGATTCGGTACAAGAAGAACGTTGCAAAGTACCAGGAGGAGGTGAACGTTTATGCCATGAAAACATCTGGGGACGCCGCAAGTGTGTCTTCAGTGGCAAGCTCAGCCAACTCTCCAGCGACACCAAACACAG CTTTATGTTACACACCTGATGGAAAGTTTTGA
- the LOC111569913 gene encoding pre-B-cell leukemia transcription factor 1-like isoform X2 gives MEAHSMSGHVGLTGEDVGDHDGFRKHQNHHRDISDVLQQIMAITDENLEEAQARKHALNCHKMKTALFDVLCEIKEKSALSIQGIQEKDSPDSHLMRLDNMLLAEGVGGPERGGASAAAFAAAAGGSPDDGTLEHAEYKEKLSQIRQIYHAELEKYEQACSEFTSHVMNLLREQSRTRPISPKEIERTVAIIHRKFSTIQMQLKQSTCEAVMILRSRFLDARRQRRNFSKQAVETLNEYFYSHLANPYPNEETKEELAKKCCISVAQVANWFGNKRIRYKKNVAKYQEEVNVYAMKTSGDAASVSSVASSANSPATPNTALCYTPDGKF, from the exons ATGGAGGCCCACTCCATGTCGGGTCATGTTGGTCTAACTGGAGAAGATGTAGGAGACCATGATGGCTTTAGAAAACACCAGAACCATCACCGGGACATCAGTGACGTCCTTCAGCAGATCATGGCCATCACAGatgagaacctggaggaggcTCAGGCCAG GAAACATGCTTTAAATTGCCACAAAATGAAGACCGCCCTCTTCGATGTTCTGTGTGAGATCAAAGAAAAGTCAG CCCTCAGTATTCAGGGCATCCAAGAAAAGGACTCTCCAGACTCTCACCTAATGCGACTGGACAACATGCTGTTAGCGGAGGGGGTTGGTGGTCCGGAAAGGGGCGGAGCCTCTGCAGCAGCGTTTGCTGCGGCAGCTGGTGGATCACCTGATGATGGGACCTTAGAACATGCCGAGTACAAAGAGAAGCTCAGTCAGATACGACAAATTTACCACGCCGAGCTGGAGAAATATGAACAG GCGTGCAGTGAATTCACCAGCCATGTGATGAACCTGCTGAGGGAACAGTCCCGTACGCGTCCCATCTCACCCAAAGAGATCGAGCGAACGGTGGCGATCATTCATCGAAAGTTCAGCACCATCCAGATGCAGTTAAAGCAGAGCACATGTGAAGCTGTCATGATCCTGCGTTCCAGATTCCTGGATGCCAG GCGACAACGAAGGAACTTCAGCAAACAGGCGGTAGAGactttgaatgaatatttttactcCCATCTGGCAAATCCATACCCCAATGAGGAGACTAAGGAAGAGCTGGCCAAGAAATGCTGCATCTCTGTTGCTCAG GTGGCCAACTGGTTTGGAAACAAGAGGATTCGGTACAAGAAGAACGTTGCAAAGTACCAGGAGGAGGTGAACGTTTATGCCATGAAAACATCTGGGGACGCCGCAAGTGTGTCTTCAGTGGCAAGCTCAGCCAACTCTCCAGCGACACCAAACACAG CTTTATGTTACACACCTGATGGAAAGTTTTGA